Proteins encoded by one window of Salvia splendens isolate huo1 chromosome 5, SspV2, whole genome shotgun sequence:
- the LOC121804758 gene encoding protein DETOXIFICATION 19-like: MDSASSNTKTPLLERNSPEEGLLSKVIDVAEAKEQVVFALPMILTNAAFYFIPLVSVMFAGHLGDLELAAANLANSWAAVTGFSFLVGLSGSLETLCGQGFGAKMYRIMGVYLQTSCIISLISTVLVSVLWWYSDTILILLQQDPQIANSAGLYLKYLIPGLFAYGFLQNMLRFLQTQSVVIPLVVCSVVPLVLHIGIAYALVNWSALGYKGAPLAASISLWLSFFMLASYLLTANKFKYTWDGFTWESLSHIWPSLKLALPSAAMVCLEYWAFEILVLLGGLMPNPEVTTSLIAMCVNTEAITYMIAYGLSAAASTRVSNELGAGQPDRARQAMHVTLKLTVILALAVVLALSLGHNLWASAFSSSPVIIQAFASMTPFLVVSILCDFVQGILSGVARGCGWQHLVVYINLGGFYCIGMLVAAFLAFKTTLRAKGLWIGLICGLTAQTIGLFLLSKFTKWKKIEMAQDTSLKPNV, translated from the exons ATGGATTCAGCTTCTTCCAACACCAAGACTCCCCTTCTCGAGAGAAACTCTCCGGAGGAGGGACTGCTGAGCAAGGTGATCGATGTGGCGGAGGCCAAGGAGCAGGTGGTGTTCGCGCTGCCCATGATCCTTACCAACGCCGCCTTCTACTTCATCCCTCTCGTCTCCGTCATGTTCGCCGGCCACCTTGGTGATCTCGAACTCGCCGCCGCTAATCTCGCCAATTCCTGGGCTGCTGTCACCGGTTTCTCTTTCTTG GTTGGGTTGAGTGGTTCCCTTGAAACCTTATGTGGCCAAGGATTTGGTGCGAAAATGTACAGGATAATGGGAGTGTATCTCCAGACTTCTTGCATTATATCGCTCATCTCCACTGTCCTCGTGTCTGTTCTGTGGTGGTATTCCGACACTATCCTCATTTTACTGCAGCAAGATCCTCAAATCGCAAATTCGGCCGGTTTGTATCTCAAGTACTTGATTCCGGGGCTGTTTGCTTATGGATTCTTGCAAAATATGCTTAGGTTTCTTCAGACACAGTCGGTCGTTATCCCACTCGTTGTCTGCTCGGTGGTCCCTCTTGTCCTGCACATTGGTATTGCCTATGCTTTGGTTAATTGGTCCGCCCTCGGATACAAGGGAGCTCCATTGGCAGCTTCCATATCTTTGTGGTTATCATTCTTCATGCTAGCCTCGTACTTGCTTACtgcaaataaattcaaatacaCGTGGGATGGATTTACTTGGGAGTCTTTAAGTCATATATGGCCAAGCTTGAAGCTTGCTCTGCCTTCTGCAGCAATGGTTTG TCTGGAATATTGGGCTTTCGAGATTCTTGTTTTATTGGGCGGATTGATGCCAAACCCGGAGGTCACTACTTCGCTCATAGCGATGTG TGTGAACACGGAAGCAATTACGTACATGATTGCTTATGGCTTGAGTGCAGCAGCTAG CACGAGGGTGTCTAACGAGTTGGGCGCTGGGCAGCCTGATCGAGCCAGGCAAGCCATGCACGTCACTCTTAAGCTCACCGTTATCCTTGCACTAGCTGTAGTTTTGGCGCTGTCTTTGGGGCATAATCTCTGGGCAAGCGCCTTCAGCAGTAGCCCCGTGATAATTCAAGCATTCGCCTCAATGACGCCCTTCCTCGTCGTGTCCATATTGTGTGATTTTGTTCAAGGAATATTATCAG GGGTAGCACGAGGTTGCGGTTGGCAGCATTTGGTTGTGTATATCAACTTGGGAGGATTCTACTGCATCGGAATGCTTGTCGCCGCTTTTCTTGCATTCAAGACTACACTCCGTGCCAAG GGATTATGGATTGGGTTGATATGTGGTCTGACTGCACAAACAATTGGCCTTTTCCTGCTGTCCAAATTTACAAAGTGGAAGAAGATAGAGATGGCTCAAGATACATCTCTCAAGCCCAATGTATGA